The Thermosynechococcus sp. genome has a segment encoding these proteins:
- a CDS encoding cysteine synthase A, whose protein sequence is MNIKQGFVGTVGQTPLIRLNSFSDLTGCEILGKAEFLNPGGSVKDRAALYIVEDAERKGLLKPGGTVVEGTAGNTGIGLAHICNAKGYKCLIVIPNTQSQEKIDLLRTLGAEVRPVPAVPYKDPNNYVKLSGRIAAAMENAIWANQFDNLANRQAHYETTGPEIWEQTDGRIDAWVAATGTGGTYAGVALFLKEKNPAIRTVIADPMGSAIYSYVKTGTLSSTGSSITEGIGNSRITANLAGAPIDDAIQIEDQECLEIIYQLLYYDGLFMGGSVGINVAAAVRLAKELGPGHTIVTVLCDGGSRYQSRLFNPQWLASKGLRVPEIKKH, encoded by the coding sequence ATGAATATTAAACAGGGTTTTGTCGGCACCGTCGGGCAGACGCCGCTGATTCGCCTCAATTCCTTTAGTGACCTCACAGGCTGTGAAATTCTCGGTAAAGCGGAGTTCCTCAACCCCGGTGGCTCCGTCAAGGATCGAGCTGCCCTCTACATTGTTGAAGATGCTGAAAGAAAAGGCCTTCTCAAACCCGGCGGCACAGTGGTCGAGGGCACAGCTGGCAATACCGGCATTGGCCTAGCCCACATCTGCAATGCCAAGGGCTACAAGTGCCTGATTGTGATTCCCAATACCCAATCCCAGGAAAAAATTGACCTGTTGCGCACCCTTGGTGCCGAGGTGCGCCCCGTTCCTGCCGTGCCCTACAAAGACCCCAATAACTATGTGAAGCTCTCTGGTCGAATTGCTGCTGCGATGGAGAATGCCATCTGGGCGAACCAGTTCGATAACCTTGCCAATCGCCAAGCCCACTACGAAACCACTGGCCCTGAAATCTGGGAGCAGACCGATGGCCGAATTGATGCGTGGGTAGCAGCAACTGGCACTGGGGGCACCTATGCAGGTGTCGCCCTGTTTCTCAAGGAAAAAAATCCTGCCATTCGCACTGTGATTGCCGACCCTATGGGCAGTGCCATCTATAGCTATGTAAAAACGGGTACCCTCAGTAGCACAGGGAGTTCAATCACTGAAGGCATTGGCAATAGCCGCATTACAGCAAACTTAGCAGGCGCTCCCATTGATGATGCGATTCAAATTGAGGATCAAGAGTGCCTGGAGATCATTTATCAACTGCTGTACTACGATGGCCTTTTCATGGGGGGCTCCGTGGGCATTAATGTGGCGGCAGCGGTACGCCTCGCCAAGGAACTCGGCCCCGGCCACACCATTGTCACCGTGCTGTGCGACGGGGGTTCCCGCTACCAATCGCGGCTGTTCAACCCACAGTGGCTGGCCAGTAAAGGGCTACGGGTGCCAGAGATTAAAAAACATTAA
- a CDS encoding DUF29 domain-containing protein, with translation MQSNLYETDFYAWTLEQSKLLKEGDFKHLDIPNLVEEIESLGKQQRQELRNRLGVLIGHLLKWDYQPEKRSKSWRVTIREQRREILQLLKESPSLQPYLSEAIADAYEAGLDLVMQETPLEYSDLPENCPYTSELDPDFPTDLNAV, from the coding sequence ATGCAATCCAATCTCTATGAAACCGATTTTTACGCCTGGACGTTAGAGCAGTCAAAGTTGCTCAAGGAGGGAGATTTTAAGCATTTAGATATTCCTAATTTAGTGGAGGAAATTGAGTCATTGGGAAAACAACAGCGTCAAGAACTGAGAAATAGACTCGGTGTTTTGATTGGGCACCTGCTGAAGTGGGACTATCAACCCGAAAAGCGTAGTAAAAGCTGGCGAGTAACCATTCGTGAGCAGCGGCGAGAAATTTTGCAACTCCTGAAGGAAAGCCCCAGCCTCCAGCCCTATCTATCAGAGGCGATCGCCGATGCCTATGAAGCTGGACTAGATTTGGTGATGCAGGAAACACCTTTAGAGTATTCAGACTTGCCCGAGAATTGCCCCTATACGTCCGAGCTTGATCCTGACTTTCCCACTGATTTGAACGCTGTTTGA
- the pyrR gene encoding bifunctional pyr operon transcriptional regulator/uracil phosphoribosyltransferase PyrR: MAGEVVEILSADDLRRTVTRLASQVVEKARDALDKLVLLGIHTRGVPLAKLLGQQVEQLEGVSLPIGELDITFYRDDLDRIGPRTPRQTLIPVDLCGRIVVLVDDVIFSGRTIRSALNAVHDYGRPNAIWLLVLIDRGHRELPIHPDFTGKVLPTARDEVVKVLVQGIDQRDGVELWKPF; the protein is encoded by the coding sequence ATGGCTGGCGAAGTTGTTGAGATTTTAAGTGCCGATGATTTACGGCGCACTGTAACGCGCTTAGCTTCCCAAGTGGTGGAAAAGGCTCGCGATGCCCTCGACAAGTTAGTGTTGCTGGGGATTCATACCCGTGGGGTTCCCCTTGCCAAGCTCCTAGGACAACAAGTTGAACAACTGGAAGGCGTGAGCCTCCCCATTGGTGAGTTGGATATCACGTTTTATCGCGATGACTTGGATCGCATTGGCCCGCGTACCCCCCGTCAGACCCTGATTCCAGTCGATCTCTGCGGGCGGATTGTGGTCTTGGTGGATGATGTGATCTTTAGTGGTCGCACGATTCGCTCCGCCCTCAATGCCGTCCATGATTACGGTCGCCCCAATGCCATTTGGTTATTGGTACTCATCGATCGCGGGCACCGAGAATTGCCGATTCACCCTGACTTTACTGGTAAAGTGCTGCCCACAGCTCGCGATGAAGTGGTCAAGGTCCTCGTGCAGGGGATTGATCAGCGAGATGGCGTAGAGCTATGGAAACCCTTTTAA
- the uvrB gene encoding excinuclease ABC subunit UvrB, giving the protein MTSTPFRIHAPFEPTGDQPQAIQKLVAGVQAGHRFQTLLGATGTGKTHTIARVIEALGRPTLVLAHNKTLAAQLCNELRSFFPQNAVEYFISYYDYYQPEAYIPVTDTYIEKSASINEEIDMLRHSATRSLFERRDVIVVASISCIYGLGIPAEYLKAAIPLEVGRETDLRQLLRQLATIQYTRNDVELGRGRFRVKGDVLEIGPAYEDRLIRVEFFGDEIEAIRYVDPLTGETLQSLERLNIYPAKHFVTPAERLEAACLAIEAELQAQVANLEAQNKLLEAQRLSQRTRYDLEMLRQVGYCNGVENYSRHLAGRAAGEPPECLIDYFPADWLLVVDESHVTVPQIRGMYNGDQARKKVLIDHGFRLPSAADNRPLKPEEFWQKVQQCIFVSATPGDWELAVSTQVVEQIIRPTGVVDPEIFVRPTQGQVDDLYGEIRLRCDRHERVLVTTLTKRMAEDLTEYFQERGVRVRYLHSEINAIERIEILEALRQGDFDVLIGVNLLREGLDLPEVSLVAILDADKEGFLRAERSLIQTIGRAARHVRGQAILYADTLTESMQKAIQETERRRAIQLAYNQAHGITPQPIVKKTSNAILAFLDVSRRLNAESAPVLSSQTLQELSLEDIPQLIQDLEAKMKAAAQELAFEEAARYRDQIKRLRDRLVGHP; this is encoded by the coding sequence ATGACCAGCACTCCCTTCCGTATCCATGCTCCCTTTGAACCCACGGGGGATCAACCCCAAGCCATTCAAAAACTGGTTGCCGGGGTACAGGCAGGACATCGCTTCCAAACGCTGCTAGGGGCAACGGGTACAGGCAAAACCCACACGATCGCTCGCGTTATCGAGGCCCTTGGCCGCCCCACCCTTGTTTTGGCGCACAACAAAACCCTGGCGGCGCAACTGTGCAATGAACTGCGCTCATTCTTTCCCCAAAATGCCGTTGAGTACTTTATCTCCTACTACGACTACTATCAACCGGAGGCCTACATTCCCGTTACCGATACCTACATCGAAAAAAGTGCCTCTATCAATGAGGAAATTGATATGTTGCGCCACTCCGCCACCCGCTCCCTCTTTGAACGGCGGGATGTGATTGTGGTGGCCTCGATTAGCTGCATCTACGGTTTGGGAATTCCCGCAGAGTACCTGAAGGCCGCGATTCCCCTCGAGGTGGGCAGAGAAACAGATCTGCGGCAACTGTTGCGACAGCTCGCAACCATTCAATATACTCGCAACGATGTCGAACTAGGGCGGGGGCGTTTCCGCGTCAAGGGGGATGTGCTTGAGATTGGTCCTGCCTATGAGGATCGCCTCATTCGCGTTGAGTTCTTTGGGGATGAAATTGAAGCGATTCGCTATGTCGATCCGCTGACGGGGGAAACCTTGCAAAGTTTGGAACGCCTGAATATCTATCCCGCGAAGCACTTTGTCACCCCTGCCGAACGCCTGGAAGCAGCCTGCCTTGCCATTGAAGCAGAACTCCAAGCCCAGGTGGCTAACTTGGAAGCCCAAAATAAACTCCTTGAGGCACAACGTCTGAGCCAACGGACCCGCTATGACTTGGAAATGCTGCGGCAAGTGGGCTACTGCAACGGTGTGGAAAACTACTCACGCCATCTCGCAGGTCGGGCAGCGGGGGAACCGCCAGAGTGTTTAATTGATTATTTTCCTGCGGATTGGCTCTTGGTGGTGGATGAGTCCCATGTAACGGTGCCGCAGATTCGCGGCATGTACAATGGCGACCAAGCCCGCAAAAAAGTGCTGATTGATCACGGCTTTCGCTTGCCCAGTGCGGCGGATAATCGCCCCCTAAAGCCGGAGGAATTCTGGCAGAAGGTGCAGCAGTGCATCTTTGTTTCGGCTACGCCTGGGGATTGGGAATTGGCGGTGTCCACACAGGTCGTGGAGCAAATTATTCGTCCCACGGGAGTCGTGGATCCAGAAATTTTTGTCCGCCCCACCCAAGGGCAAGTGGATGATCTCTATGGGGAGATTCGCTTGCGGTGCGATCGCCACGAGCGGGTGCTGGTGACCACCCTCACGAAGCGGATGGCGGAGGATCTAACGGAGTACTTCCAAGAGCGGGGGGTACGGGTGCGCTATCTGCACTCAGAAATCAATGCCATTGAGCGCATTGAGATTCTCGAAGCCCTACGCCAAGGGGACTTTGATGTCCTGATTGGGGTAAACCTGCTGCGGGAGGGATTAGATTTGCCGGAGGTGTCTTTGGTGGCAATCCTTGACGCGGATAAAGAAGGCTTCCTGCGGGCGGAGCGATCGCTCATTCAAACCATTGGCCGCGCTGCGCGGCATGTGCGCGGACAGGCTATTCTCTATGCGGACACCCTCACAGAGAGTATGCAAAAAGCCATCCAAGAAACTGAGCGCCGCCGCGCCATTCAACTGGCCTACAACCAAGCCCACGGCATTACCCCCCAGCCCATTGTCAAGAAAACCAGTAACGCTATCTTGGCCTTTTTGGATGTGTCTCGCCGCCTCAACGCTGAGTCAGCACCCGTCTTATCTTCCCAAACCCTACAGGAACTGAGCCTAGAGGACATTCCCCAACTGATCCAAGACCTTGAGGCAAAAATGAAGGCAGCTGCCCAAGAATTGGCCTTTGAGGAGGCCGCCCGCTACCGCGATCAAATTAAGCGTTTGCGCGATCGCCTTGTGGGGCACCCCTAA
- the apcB gene encoding allophycocyanin subunit beta — MRDAVTTLIKNYDSTGRYLDRDAVDRLRSYFNSGAARVKAAAVINANAAAIVKEAASALFTEQPELIQPGGNAYTTRRYATCLRDMDYYLRYASYAIVAGDVDVLNERVLEGLRETYNSLGVPIGPTVRGIQIMKEIVRDRVAAAGIEDTRIVEQPFDYMCRQLSEVNI; from the coding sequence ATGCGTGATGCCGTCACCACACTAATTAAAAACTACGACTCCACCGGTCGCTACCTCGATCGCGATGCTGTTGACAGGTTGCGCTCCTACTTTAATTCCGGTGCGGCACGGGTGAAAGCGGCAGCAGTGATCAATGCCAATGCCGCCGCCATCGTTAAGGAAGCAGCTTCTGCCCTCTTTACAGAGCAGCCGGAACTGATTCAACCCGGCGGTAATGCCTACACCACCCGCCGCTACGCCACCTGCCTACGGGATATGGACTACTACCTGCGCTATGCCAGCTATGCCATTGTGGCCGGGGATGTGGATGTCCTCAACGAGCGTGTCCTCGAAGGTTTACGGGAAACCTACAACTCCCTTGGCGTGCCCATTGGACCAACGGTGCGCGGCATTCAAATTATGAAAGAGATTGTGCGCGATCGCGTGGCTGCGGCTGGCATCGAAGACACCCGTATTGTTGAACAGCCCTTTGACTACATGTGCCGCCAACTTAGTGAAGTGAATATCTGA
- the ispF gene encoding 2-C-methyl-D-erythritol 2,4-cyclodiphosphate synthase, with protein sequence MKIRIGNGYDIHRLVPERPLILGGVKLEHSLGLLGHSDADVLTHAIMDALLGALSLGDIGHYFPPSDPQWAGADSQVLLAKVAALIAERGWQVGNIDAVVVAERPKLKPYLDQMRDRLATTLGIDRDQISIKATTNEKLGPVGREEGIAAYAVALLQSEMEDTP encoded by the coding sequence ATGAAGATTCGCATTGGCAATGGTTACGACATTCACCGGCTGGTGCCGGAGCGTCCCTTGATTTTGGGTGGCGTCAAACTAGAGCATTCCCTAGGACTGCTAGGACACAGCGATGCCGATGTCCTCACCCACGCAATTATGGATGCCCTCTTGGGTGCCCTCAGCCTTGGCGATATTGGTCATTACTTTCCCCCCAGCGATCCGCAGTGGGCAGGGGCAGATAGTCAAGTGCTGCTGGCAAAAGTGGCGGCACTCATTGCCGAGCGGGGCTGGCAGGTGGGCAATATCGATGCTGTTGTGGTGGCAGAGCGTCCCAAGTTGAAACCTTACCTCGATCAGATGCGCGATCGCCTAGCAACCACCCTCGGAATTGATCGCGACCAAATTAGTATCAAAGCCACCACCAATGAAAAACTAGGCCCTGTGGGACGTGAAGAGGGCATTGCTGCCTATGCGGTGGCGCTCCTGCAGTCAGAAATGGAGGATACCCCCTAG
- a CDS encoding pentapeptide repeat-containing protein: MMIKGHLNPVVKDRLRGGKHLWNEWRRIYPQLTVDFSEMNLTGMDLRGYDLRGCNLSRACLREVNLAQGDLRFANLYEADLTAANLDDADCRGALFLKTVGDRATAQRANFQLANLQYARFTYADFAWATLEQADCRHSNWCEADLSHVRAATSDFSFALLMGASLNEATLRFAQLVQASLEGVQAYRCNFYAANLAYAGLTRGYFAHALFVRANLSHAICRWANFRHANLQQSQCEQTDFHYSLYVT, translated from the coding sequence ATGATGATCAAAGGGCACTTAAATCCGGTAGTGAAGGATCGCCTGCGGGGGGGAAAACACCTTTGGAACGAATGGCGGCGAATTTACCCTCAGCTTACTGTAGATTTTAGCGAAATGAATCTTACGGGCATGGATTTGCGGGGCTATGACCTGCGGGGCTGTAATCTCAGCCGTGCCTGTCTGCGGGAGGTGAACCTTGCCCAGGGGGATTTGCGCTTTGCCAACCTGTACGAGGCGGATCTGACGGCGGCTAACCTCGACGATGCGGATTGCCGAGGGGCGTTGTTCTTAAAAACTGTGGGCGATCGCGCCACTGCCCAGCGGGCAAATTTTCAACTGGCTAACTTGCAGTACGCCCGTTTTACCTATGCCGATTTTGCCTGGGCCACCCTTGAGCAGGCGGATTGTCGCCACAGCAATTGGTGCGAAGCGGATCTCAGCCATGTCCGCGCGGCAACTAGCGATTTTTCCTTTGCCCTGTTGATGGGTGCTAGCCTCAATGAAGCAACGCTGCGGTTTGCGCAATTGGTGCAGGCTTCCCTTGAGGGGGTTCAGGCCTATCGCTGCAACTTCTATGCCGCCAACTTAGCCTATGCGGGGCTGACGCGGGGGTATTTTGCCCACGCCCTTTTTGTGCGTGCCAACCTCAGTCATGCCATCTGTCGCTGGGCAAATTTTCGCCATGCCAATCTCCAGCAAAGCCAGTGTGAGCAAACGGACTTTCACTACAGCCTGTATGTTACCTAG